One genomic window of Pelmatolapia mariae isolate MD_Pm_ZW linkage group LG5, Pm_UMD_F_2, whole genome shotgun sequence includes the following:
- the LOC134627814 gene encoding neurogenic differentiation factor 4-like — MMIKPYVRQGEGEEVVSPLQWMDGNMSSPDGDPSAPSHSYRTGDVIQQAREMGSEDAEEDEEDGEEGPEDESKRRGPKRKRMTKARQERFRARRVKANARERSRMHGLNDALENLRSIMPCHSKTQKLSKIETLRLARNYICALSEALEGGLSTESRAFMETLCKGLSQPTTNLVAGCLQMGPAPGPGMRPEDRHGGRPPPTLGGMVSYSSPGLPSPPYGTFDSAHLLHLRAMKGRPYENHSPNEYNAGGVGTPPYDGPPTPPLSISSNLVPKQEPSPHYPPSHHYSPTPVEQVLYHTQTGYDVHLEGPYDSYHPPHMPPRQITSVYRD, encoded by the coding sequence ATGATGATAAAGCCATATGTTAGACAAGGGGAGGGTGAGGAGGTCGTCAGCCCTCTGCAGTGGATGGACGGAAACATGAGCTCACCTGATGGGGATCCATCGGCCCCATCGCACAGCTACAGAACAGGTGACGTGATCCAACAGGCCAGAGAGATGGGGAGTGAGGATgcagaggaagatgaggaggatgGAGAGGAAGGACCAGAGGATGAATCAAAACGACGAGGGCCTAAGAGAAAGAGGATGACCAAGGCCCGGCAGGAGCGTTTCCGTGCAAGGCGAGTAAAAGCGAATGCCAGGGAGCGCTCGCGTATGCACGGCCTAAATGATGCACTTGAAAACCTGCGCAGCATCATGCCCTgtcactccaaaacacagaagcTGTCCAAGATCGAGACATTACGGCTGGCCCGCAACTACATCTGTGCTCTGTCTGAGGCCCTGGAGGGGGGCCTGTCCACAGAAAGCAGGGCTTTCATGGAAACGCTGTGTAAGGGACTGTCACAGCCCACGACCAACCTGGTTGCCGGCTGCTTACAGATGGGACCAGCTCCGGGTCCTGGGATGAGGCCTGAAGACAGACATGGAGGTCGGCCACCACCTACTCTTGGTGGCATGGTGAGCTACTCCTCTCCAGGACTGCCAAGTCCCCCATATGGCACATTTGACTCAGCTCACCTGCTTCACTTGAGGGCGATGAAGGGAAGACCCTATGAGAATCACTCACCAAACGAGTACAACGCTGGTGGCGTGGGAACCCCTCCATATGACGGCCCGCCTACACCACCTCTCAGCATCAGTAGCAACCTGGTGCCCAAACAGGAGCCTTCACCTCACTACCCACCTTCCCACCACTACTCTCCCACCCCTGTGGAGCAGGTGCTGTATCATACACAGACCGGATATGATGTACACTTAGAGGGGCCATATGACTCCTATCATCCACCGCACATGCCCCCCCGACAGATTACATCTGTCTACAGAGACTAA